Genomic segment of Burkholderia pyrrocinia:
TCTGCCCGTCGGTCTTGCCCTGCTGCTCCTGCGTGTTGACGATCACGTCGACGTAGTTGCCCGGCAGCGCGAAACCCGCGACGCCGACCACGTCGTTCACGCGCACCGTGATCGCGCGGCTGCCGTCGGCGATCACCGCCGACAGCCCGCCCTTCGTGCCGACCGGCGCGAGCTTCGACTCGATCACCGGCTCGCCGCGCGACAGGCTGGTACGCACGACGCGTCCTTCGAGCCCCTTCGTATCGGTGAACGCGCCGGTCGGCACGCTGCCCGACGGCCAGCTCACCATGTGGATCTGGTTCGGCCCGAGCGGTTCGCCCAGGTTCAGGTCGATGGCGGCAACCGCGACCGGCGTCACCGAGCTCGTGGATGTCTGCACCAGCCAGTGGGACGCGAACACGACCGCGGCAAGACCCGCGACCATCGCGACGACCAGCATCATGAGCGCTCGACTGTTTTTCATGGCAATGCTCCTCGACGATTCGTGAATGAAACGGCTCAACCGGTGATGAACGTACGGCCACCGCGCTCGATGGGCGGCGGATGGCTGCCGTCCCGTTCGGGCGCTGCGCCGAAATAGCTCGCCCACGCGTCGTACAGCGCGTCGTGCGTCACCTCGGGCGGGTCGCCGCGGTAACGCGCGCCGGCGGCCACGAGGCGCAGCAGGTCCGCCGGAAAGCACGCGAGAAACGCCTTGCCGGTCGGCAGATGCAGCCGGTGCAGCAGGAAGTCGAACGCATCGCTCGCCGATACGAGACCGAGCGATGCGCAGGCCGCGTTGTATACGGCGCGGTAGTCGTCGATCGACAGCGCGCCGACGTGAAGCTTCGAGCCGAGGCGGCGCAGGAACGCGTCGTCGCAGAACTGTTCCGGCGCGAAGTTGCTCGAGAACACCGGCCACACGTCGAACGGCAGCACGAAGCGGTTGCCGGATTCGAGCGTCATGAAATCGACGCCGCGATCGAGCGGGCGCAGCCAGCGATTGAGCAGGTCGCGCGGCTCGACGCGCTGCCGGCCGAGATCGTCAATGACGTACATGCCCATGTTCGCCTTCATGTGCGGCGGCGCCTGGTAGAAACCGGCGGCCTCGTCGCGGCGAAGATCGAGCTCGTCGAGCGTCAGTTCGCCGCCGGACATCACGACCGGCCGCTTGCACAGGCGCCAGCGGCGATCGACCGACTGGCCGCCGGCAGGCGATTCCGCGTCGACGTGCACGAGCGGGTCATAGATCTGGATCACTTCGCCGGCCACGCAGATCGCGTGCGGCACCGGCACGCGGCCGTGCATCAGCGCGCCGAGCCGCTCGGCGAGGAAGGTCTTGCCGCTGCCGGCCGGGCCGTAGATCAGCAGCGGACGGCCCGCGTTCAGCGCCGCGGCCGCCGCGTCGAGGACCGCGGTGTCGATCACGATGCCTTCGAACGCGGCCCACACGTCGCTCTGGCCGATGTGCAGCTTGCGCACCGAATGCACGCTCACGCATTCGAGATACGCGTCGAGCGTGACCGGCGCGGGCCCGCTGTAGCCGCTGCGCGCGCGTTCCTCGAACGCGAGCACGCGGCCCGCGTCGGTCAGGCGGAACGTCACGTCGAGATCGGTTGCGCCGCGATGAGTGAGCTCGACGAGATGCTCGCGCACCAGGAACGCGAAGACATCGTCGAGCACCGCGAGCGGCAGGCAGTGCCGCTCGACCAGGTCGCCGTACGACGGGCGGCCGAGCATCAGCGTCGACTTCAGCACGAGCCCGGCGACGAACGTCATGCTCAGCCCGGTTTCGTCGAGCGAACGCGGCGCCGCCGGCAACTGCGTGCCCTTCTTCGTATTGGCTTCCCGCGACGGCAACGGATCGGGCAGGTGGGACACCTGCGCGTCGCGTCTCGGTTCGGTGTGGTCCGTATTCATGTTCGTTTCGTCCTCGTTGCGGGCTCGTCGCGCTAGGCGCACGACGCGAACAGCATGCCCAGCGTGCCGGCCGCGATCGCCACGCCGTACGGCAGCGTGCCGACCGACGCGATTTCCGCGGGGCCGTCGGCTGCCCCTGCGCGCGCCCTTTGCGAACGGCGCGCGATCAGCGCGCGGACGTTCGCCCACATCTGGCGCATCCGCCCGCGCAACAGCGCGAACGCGATGGCACCGATCCCGCCGGCCACGAAGGTCGCCAACACGATGTAAAACGTCATTTCCGCGCCGACCCATGCGCCGATCGCGAGCATCAGCTTCACGTCGCCGGCCGCCATCCCGCGCAACAGGTAGAACGGCAGCAGCAGGCCGAAGCCGGTCGCGGCGCCTGCGAGCCATCCGAGTGCGCCTGCCAGGACGCCGTGCAGCATGCACTGGGCGACCAGCGCACCGGCGAGCCCGACCGCGACGAGGCGGTTCGGAATGCGGCGGGTCGCGATATCCGTGCTGGCCGCGGCGACCGCGAGCAGCGTCACGCACAACGGAACCGGGTAAGGCGGCGCAACAGGTAACATGGCGAACCTCGCGGAGCGAATCGATGGATCAGGAAACCATGGCCAACGCAGTGGTCACGGCCGCCGTCACGGCTGTTGCGATCACCTCGTACGTATCGTCCAGCGAGTCTTTCAGCGTGACGACGCTGCCCAGCACCGCAACGGCGAACATGGCTCCGAGCAACGCATATTCGATCGACGTCACGCCCTGCTCGTCGCTGATCCAGCGACGTACTGCACGCACCCTGGCTTGCATGATGGTCTCCGGTTCCGGGTTGATCAGATGACCGGGGACGGCTCGAGCACTGCACCGGCCGAGCCGCCCGCGGCACGGTCCATCAGATGGCTGCGACCGCTGAATCGAGGTCGTCCGCGATCGTGCTGAACACGGTCTTGAGGTCCTTGCCGACCGTCGACAGCGCGGCGATGATGCCGACGGCGATCAGTGCGGCGATCAGGCCGTATTCGATGGCCGTCACACCGTCTTCATCGCGGACGAAACGGCTGACTTGTTGAATGAACTTGGACATGATGATCTCCTTGCGTAGTCACTTTCAAAGCCCTCGCATGCCGGCAGGATCGATTGATCCGGCGTCGATACGTCGAGGCATGGTGTTGATGCCGTGTGGTGCCGACGAACGATTCGGATGAGCCGTTCGTCGTACCGTCCATCAAATGGCTGCTACTACCGAGTCCAGATCGTCGGCGACCGTGCTGAATACGGTCTTCAGATCCGTACCGACCGTCGTCAGCGCGGCAATGATGCCGATCGCGATCAGCGCGGCGATCAGGCCGTATTCAATGGCCGTCACGCCGCCCTGGTCCTGCATGAACCAGGCGATCTTTTCGATGATTCTTGACATGAGCATTCTCCTTTCGGACTGCTATTAAATACCCTTCGTCGGTCAGGACGTTGGGGACGGGCACCACCGGCACTACAAGAAAATCTAAACGCGACGCTCAGCTGCGAGGGCAGGGATGCACACACCTGTCCGTGCGAACGGATTTCAGAAAGAGGGAACGCAAGAGATGCGCGTACGGTTCGACCAGCCGGATAAACCGGGCATGCCGATCGACCGGAACGGCGTGACTGCCGTTCGGCGCATGGAATCCAGTTGAACGGGAGACAAACTCCCGGCGATGCGGTAATTCGTTTCTAACGCGGCCAGCCGGCCGCGATGTGCTTTGGTCTTTCATTTTTATTCCCCATGTGCTGCCATGCCGATTTTCTTGTTGCCCTGACGCTACCGGGTCTCATCGGTCGATCGACGGCGATTCTCGCGGTTCATCGACCTGGAGCTGCGTGTTCCCCGACGCGCTCCGGCCTTCGTTTCCGCACGTGATTCGAATCCGGCTCCCGCTGTCTGTGGTTGGAACCGGCCGGTCATCCCGTCGTCGACTGCCGTGCCAACGCTTACGCAAAGAGCAGGCCATCCCGAGCGAAATCCAGGCGTATCAAGGGTTCCGGCGATCCCCGCGTTCCCCGGCCTGTGACGCAGTGCAGAAAATGTTTCAGATTTGATATACGCGTTCCCGTCAGCGCTGCAAGCCGGAATGCCCGCCGCCGCGCTGTGCAAAGGACCAAAAATTTTTGCTCGGGATTTTCCCGAACGCGGCAAGCCGGTCGCGTGTCGCCGGATCGGCGGCATGCGAACCCGGCGAAAAACGCGGAATGTTTCAAGCCAGAAACATGAATTCCGGCCGGGTCGTTTGTTCATACCAGAAAACGCGGTTTTCACGCGTATTGCTGAACAATCTAAATACCGGCTTTCAGTGCGCGGTTTGCATCACGCGATTTTTTCTTCAACAATGCATTCACCGGACAACGCCGTTTCAGAGCGAATCGATCCGCAGGCACGACAACATGAAATGGCTGCGACAGACCACGCGGCCTCCACTACAGACGGGGCATCATGTACACAGCCAATCGTGGAACGCGCGATCGCGCAATACGCTGTGCTCAATGGCTGACAGCCGACCGCATCATTCCGTACAGCTGCATCATGCTGATGCTCTTCACGGCGTTGCTGGCCGTCTGGGGCATCGTGACGGACGGCTTCACGTCGACCACCACCGTCCGCCCGGGCACCGACTTCTCGGTCTTCTGGACCGCATCGCATCTCGTGTTGCAAGGCCATGCCGCAGCGGCCTACGACATTTCGTCATTCCAGCAGGCCGAGTTCGCGCACTTCGGTGCGTATCTGCAGCACCGGCCGCTTCCCTGGCTCTATCCGCCGACGATGTTGCTGCTCATCGCGCCGGTTGCCCTTGTGCCTTTCCTGCCCGCATATTTCCTCTTTTTAGCGGGCAGTCTTTTATGCTACGCGTTCGCTGTCTCG
This window contains:
- a CDS encoding Flp family type IVb pilin, which codes for MSKFIQQVSRFVRDEDGVTAIEYGLIAALIAVGIIAALSTVGKDLKTVFSTIADDLDSAVAAI
- a CDS encoding Flp family type IVb pilin codes for the protein MQARVRAVRRWISDEQGVTSIEYALLGAMFAVAVLGSVVTLKDSLDDTYEVIATAVTAAVTTALAMVS
- a CDS encoding Flp family type IVb pilin, with product MSRIIEKIAWFMQDQGGVTAIEYGLIAALIAIGIIAALTTVGTDLKTVFSTVADDLDSVVAAI
- a CDS encoding ATP-binding protein, with the translated sequence MNTDHTEPRRDAQVSHLPDPLPSREANTKKGTQLPAAPRSLDETGLSMTFVAGLVLKSTLMLGRPSYGDLVERHCLPLAVLDDVFAFLVREHLVELTHRGATDLDVTFRLTDAGRVLAFEERARSGYSGPAPVTLDAYLECVSVHSVRKLHIGQSDVWAAFEGIVIDTAVLDAAAAALNAGRPLLIYGPAGSGKTFLAERLGALMHGRVPVPHAICVAGEVIQIYDPLVHVDAESPAGGQSVDRRWRLCKRPVVMSGGELTLDELDLRRDEAAGFYQAPPHMKANMGMYVIDDLGRQRVEPRDLLNRWLRPLDRGVDFMTLESGNRFVLPFDVWPVFSSNFAPEQFCDDAFLRRLGSKLHVGALSIDDYRAVYNAACASLGLVSASDAFDFLLHRLHLPTGKAFLACFPADLLRLVAAGARYRGDPPEVTHDALYDAWASYFGAAPERDGSHPPPIERGGRTFITG
- the cpaB gene encoding Flp pilus assembly protein CpaB, producing the protein MKNSRALMMLVVAMVAGLAAVVFASHWLVQTSTSSVTPVAVAAIDLNLGEPLGPNQIHMVSWPSGSVPTGAFTDTKGLEGRVVRTSLSRGEPVIESKLAPVGTKGGLSAVIADGSRAITVRVNDVVGVAGFALPGNYVDVIVNTQEQQGKTDGQSISKIVLEHILVLAVAQQVSRDDTAPKVVNAVTLEVTPDQAERLDLARSVGTLSLVLRNQVDQKTLNTDGATKLTLLGKEPVPEAAPAPARVRTVRVHVASHAAPEVRRDCVGVLAGVKGSVECF
- a CDS encoding A24 family peptidase: MLPVAPPYPVPLCVTLLAVAAASTDIATRRIPNRLVAVGLAGALVAQCMLHGVLAGALGWLAGAATGFGLLLPFYLLRGMAAGDVKLMLAIGAWVGAEMTFYIVLATFVAGGIGAIAFALLRGRMRQMWANVRALIARRSQRARAGAADGPAEIASVGTLPYGVAIAAGTLGMLFASCA